In Luteitalea sp. TBR-22, one genomic interval encodes:
- a CDS encoding HNH endonuclease — MEQTLLLNATWEPLKVVDWQKALTLWCQGKVEVVASYDREVRSVSLSFRLPSVIRLLRRIRIRRAIDDVPFSRANIYARDACTCQYCGVRFSAADLTFDHVIPVAQGGRKTWDNIVAACVQCNRRKGGRTPEQAGMTLIRAPRRPSKAPAVRLTIGLRHTPDSWRDYLYWNVALDET; from the coding sequence ATGGAGCAGACACTGCTGCTCAACGCGACGTGGGAGCCCCTCAAGGTCGTCGACTGGCAGAAAGCCCTCACGCTCTGGTGCCAGGGCAAGGTGGAGGTGGTGGCCAGCTACGACCGGGAAGTGCGCTCCGTCTCGCTGAGCTTCCGTCTTCCCTCGGTCATCCGCCTGCTGCGGCGGATTCGCATCAGGCGGGCCATCGACGATGTGCCCTTCTCGCGCGCGAACATCTATGCCCGCGACGCCTGCACCTGCCAGTACTGCGGCGTGCGCTTCTCGGCCGCCGACCTCACGTTCGACCACGTCATCCCCGTGGCCCAGGGTGGACGCAAGACCTGGGACAACATCGTCGCCGCCTGTGTGCAGTGCAACAGGCGCAAGGGCGGACGCACGCCCGAACAGGCGGGCATGACGCTGATCCGCGCGCCGCGGCGGCCGTCCAAGGCGCCAGCCGTGCGGCTCACCATCGGGTTGCGGCACACCCCGGACAGCTGGCGCGACTACCTGTACTGGAACGTGGCGCTGGACGAGACCTGA
- the mtgA gene encoding monofunctional biosynthetic peptidoglycan transglycosylase → MPPPRRRPARASASSPRLRTAWRVLAGAVAVGVVAVGFLVVTVPDVRPLLGAPPVDTAFMRARQRQAHAEGRPLRQDYRFVPYARIAQTLKRAVLVTEDSGFWEHEGIELEAMKESLEASIAKGAIVRGGSTITQQLAKNLFLSESKDPLRKLREIMIAHRLERVLGKTRILELYLNVVEWGDDTWGAEAASRHYFRKPASSLGASEAALLAGALINPNIYNPGHPPRRLLRRQAMILRRMQMRDAPVPPPVQEVVATAPPAEEAPAETTPAQPASEPQEAPATEAPAPETPSLPSSEELPPRPATPVPRA, encoded by the coding sequence GCCTGCGCACGGCCTGGCGCGTGCTCGCGGGGGCGGTCGCCGTCGGCGTGGTGGCCGTGGGCTTTCTCGTCGTGACGGTCCCCGATGTGCGCCCGCTCCTCGGCGCGCCCCCCGTCGACACCGCGTTCATGCGCGCCCGCCAGCGCCAGGCTCACGCCGAGGGCCGTCCGCTCCGCCAGGACTACCGGTTCGTGCCCTACGCGCGCATCGCGCAGACGCTCAAGCGCGCCGTGCTGGTCACCGAGGACAGCGGGTTCTGGGAGCACGAAGGCATCGAGCTCGAGGCGATGAAGGAGTCGCTCGAGGCCAGCATCGCCAAGGGCGCCATCGTGCGTGGCGGCTCGACCATCACGCAGCAGCTGGCCAAGAACCTCTTCCTCTCGGAGTCGAAGGACCCGCTGCGCAAGCTGCGCGAGATCATGATCGCGCACCGCCTCGAGCGGGTGCTCGGCAAGACGCGTATCCTCGAGCTGTACCTCAACGTCGTCGAGTGGGGCGACGACACGTGGGGCGCCGAAGCGGCGAGCCGCCACTACTTCAGGAAGCCTGCCTCGAGCCTGGGCGCCAGTGAAGCGGCACTCCTGGCCGGCGCGCTGATCAATCCCAACATCTACAACCCCGGCCATCCGCCGCGACGGCTGCTGCGTCGGCAGGCGATGATCCTGCGCCGCATGCAGATGCGCGACGCGCCGGTCCCGCCCCCGGTGCAGGAAGTGGTCGCCACTGCGCCGCCTGCCGAGGAGGCGCCGGCGGAGACCACTCCCGCACAGCCCGCGTCAGAGCCTCAGGAAGCTCCCGCGACCGAGGCGCCGGCACCCGAGACGCCGTCCTTACCTTCGTCAGAAGAGCTGCCGCCGCGTCCAGCGACACCTGTCCCTCGTGCTTGA